The nucleotide window GCAAATCTAAGAAATTACAGGGCAGCAGATGTTTAAAGATGACAAATGTGTGCTAATAGAGTGATGTTTTCCAGGCCGGACAACTGAGGTGATTCTACTGAGATGGAACCCAAGGCTCTCAGGGGAAAGGATTGTAGATTATTTCCACATCTTTTGATGAGATCTTAACCAAGAAAAGCAATTCTGAAATTGTCTCTCTCCTGGGCATAAAACAAGCAAACTGCTGACATTGTCCTTTATCTTCAACAAGATTTATATTAACTATTAAGCTAACTTTCATTTGATCATGAAGAGATAAGCCATCTAGATCTCTAAAACTGCGATGCCTTAAGAGAAAAAAAGGTGCAGCAAGATTGAAGCCTTGTGTAAGGAATCCGTTAGTTAATATTGATATACATTTCCTTCCAATTTGTTAGATGTGTACCTACCTAAGAAAAAAGTGAAACTGCTTTAGAAAATAACAATTATTTTATTGCTTGATGAATAGAAGGAGAATAAACTCATTAAGGAAAGAAAGTTCATACAGAAAATTTGATTGCAGTGCAGGTACATTCCGAAGAAGTAAAGTAAAAATTGTGACCAATCCAAATGCACCAGCTGCAAACCATTCTGGGACAGCTGCAAACAGAAACCCATTGCTGGAATTGTTACATAACACAATTCATATATAGAAATCAATAGGATacggagggagggagagagagaaagcacAATTCAGAGATAGAAATTAATAAGATATATGGACACATGCACGTATCTTTGGAGGTTATCAGCAAATATTATATCCTCACATATGATCATATACTATAATCTAGGGGGTGGCAGAATCTGttaaaatgcatatattcaaaagctTTTCCAATAACATGAAAGAGAGTTAGAAGATTATGACAGACAGATCAGGAAAAAGAAGATATGTACTTACCAGTTGTCTCTGGTTGTAAGGTTTTCCTGGGAACCACAACTGCAACTGGCTTATCATCCTCTGGATTGATGAGAAGGAAAAGCTTATATTCATCCCCAAATCTATCCTGTGAATAAAATGTGCTGGAATTTACACAAAACTAGGCCTATATATACTTTTTTAAAAAAGCCCTAAGTAGTTATGTTGCTTGATTATTTGCATAGAACAACCAAAATTAGAACTACCTGCATCCTTTTTGTTATCTTTTCATAGGCATTAGCTGCCTTGCCTCGCAGATTCCCCTTGAACAATACTCCACCCTGGTGAAGGAACAGGAAGCTTATGGTGGTGGTTTGTTGTGTAAAACTAGCATGGGCTTGCCAAGTAAGTTTTTAAGAGACAATGAATATGGACAAGAATTAAGCCATGATGCATAACAAAAATGAGCATAGCATAATCACTTTGACAAAGAAATAGAAACAGTAAACCTGCAAAACTCATCCATCACTTTTCTGTCCTCATGTTGGAGCGAATGCCCTTCTAGTCCGATGAATGATATGAATTTCTTTCATTTATTCTCTGTCTATTGCTTATTGTTAGCATACACATGAAATGGACATGATTGGGATGGATTTGGTTAAGAGACTTCATTGAGGTCTCTAAATCCTTAGGGAAATGAAGAAGGACAAATTTGATCTGAAATACATTGTGAGGCAGAAATTGTTTGGATGTTCATAGACTTAAAATATGGTCATGGATAGCAGATAAGTCAGGATAGCTTATCCATGGGCCACTATGCATGGTGTGACTATTGAGCATATGCTAAATCTCTACCATGGGACGGTGTCTCAACACATGTGGGTGTGCATTTATACACATTGACTAGATCTAAGAAATCGATATGGGTTTTATTGTCTAGTATTAGCTTGCGCTTCCTATGCTTTTACGCCTATCCCCAAACTTGAGAGGACCTCGGGTCCTAGTGGAGACTTGACTGATTACTTTGATTTATCAATATGTGAGCTTGTTAGGTGGATCATGGTGAGTTAGGTAGTCAATAATGTTTTATACGGAGACTAGGATTCTCAACCAATGATCTAAGGCCCTTACGGGTTTAGCTTTATATCAGGAATCGAAATGATTGATCAACATGGCCAGGCCAAACTtgcttttgtaaatattttttattaaacaaTTGATATTGAAATCAACATGTGTTGTTTTATAAAATTAACAATTTTGATTTACTCATTGATGATTACTCATGACCGtggcatatggtgggccctaagattgTAAGCCTTAAGGTGGTAAATAGAATGATATGTGTTTAATAGCATGAAACAAGGTGATTGTGTACATCCTTGTGTGGTTTATAGGAAACATCCAAACTTGCACCGAATTTGACTTGGTCAAAGTCTTTGCATGATTAGGCCAATCTATTCTGAATGTTACATGCAGATGAAATAACCTATAAAGATTTCCctagaaagataattttatgacaaGGGAAGCTAGAAGGCAATATGCAAGTCTATAAATATAGAAGAGTAGCCTAGGAAGCCCCACAAAAATCCACACCCCAGGAAAGCTTCATTCATACATAGAGTAGAAACCCTAGCGGCTAGTCCGCAAGAAGCAAAAGGGCAACCATCAATCGCCTCCTCTAGTCTTCATGGAAGGTACATTTTTTGTTTGCGTTAATTCATGCATGCCTAGATTGCTTCCGCCATGCACAAATTCTTTCACCTCATGCCTTAACCTGTttataaatgtttcaaaagcgGGTAAGGCAAGCGCAAAGGGGTGTTGATAAGTGAGAAGCAAACAAACAACTATTATATCCTAATGCGTTCCACCACAAACTGAACATGGTGATATTCACATTTAAATGTAGTTAGCATTGATGACACAAGGTACAACAACAGAAGATAGCTTCATGACTAAACCACACACTTCAGAAATTACAAAAGCAATTTTGGAATTCTCAATAAGTGATAGGCAAGTTACTAACTTCCAAAGTTCACAAATTGCCATGGCATTAGCTTTATATAGCTCTCCTGTAATAGGACAATAACACTGCTCATTCCAAGAACCATGCTGATCCTACTTACAACTTACAATGGAACAGATGCTCCTTTTCTTGTATCAGAATAGTGTAACTCACATCATTTCAAGAACCAAGCTGATCCTAGTTATAGAAGAACAGGTGCTCTTAACAAGGCAAAAACAATCCGTGAACACCTCAGTGATGTAAATCTACAGCCAAGAAATGTGTCCACGGACATAAAGGAAATATAGTTCCAACATGCATGCCAAATAAATAGATCCAAACTATACCAGATTGAAATTACAGCAACCAGACAATCTCACCTCATAGGGCTCCTGGTTTGTTATAAAAAAAGTGTCAAAACCAAAAACTTGGTCCTTGAGAATGTCAATTGTTGCCTTTGGGATCTTGATGGGTTCACCAAGTTGCTGCAGTGGTTTATCAATATTTgatgcaaaataaaaataaaaataaaaatattagaggAAAATAGATACAAAAACAACAAAAGAGATACAAAATGACCAGGAACTTCCcaacattaaaataataataaacaaataaagaaaaacaaCAGTAATCACCTTCACACCTGGCAGAGGAGAGCCACTCGTAACTTCCATATTATCAGCACTCTCCTATGCCAATCACAATTTATGACTATGATCGATTGTGGATTTACGTCTTCCAATAATCAATGCTCAAATAACAGAAACAGCAACTCCAAGAAAACAGCATCGTTTGCCAAACTAGATATAATTCCTATAACAAGGTCATCTGAATACCTGGGTGCCACCTTGAGCATTGAGCTCCAGATCATTTTCCTCTAGTGAATCCTTCAAGTCTAGTCTTTCCATGCCAATAGATTGGGCATTATTCTAAACAAAATGATGACAACAAGTACTCAATAATCAGTTGGACAATATCAGTTCTTCCATAAAGCTTTCAAAATGCAATGGTCAGTTAAAGTCATTATAGTGGACATGAGAAGAGTATTTAGCCCATTCACCTATGTGAACACTGGCGACATGATACAGTAAAGGGTGATTTAAGGGGATGATAAGTTGATTTTACTAATTGAACAAGAATGCATGTACGATAAGTCGATAACTATAATAGATAATGATAAAGGGTTTCATACAAGAAACTAGTCCACTCTTCAAAAGAATAGGAATTGCAACTAGCTACAGACCAAAAAATGTAAAAGAATAGCAATTACTTCATCAATTACTGGCTGAGAATCGAGGTGCCCATTATTTTGCATGAGAGGATCAGTTGAAGATGATGTTTCTCCATTTTTATCCTGAAAAACAAAGTAAAAATGTGAATAAGGCACTTTTGCTGTGAGATGTAACGCTCATACAAGATCACCACATAAAAATCAGAGAAGCAGAAAGAACATCAAATTAGTACTATATAACATCAAGATAAATGATACAAGGTGTGAAACTGAGTTCCATGAGATGTCATCCCTACCATGCAAGTGGCAGGCATGTGGTGTCTACCAGACCATCGATCTGCCGGGCCATCACCTAGATAGGctatagcccaaaaatcacagtGATTCTGATAATCAAAGCTGTCAGATCATTGTGACTTATGCCCAATGAAACAGACTGTTTCTCATCATTTGCTTATCATTTTTCTAACCATCTGGTTTCAGGCCCATGAACTTGATCATTAGCATGGTTTGATTATATTGTCTTTTGAGCAATAGCTTACTAACATGATGGGCCACCAAATTTAAGTCTCGATCATCATAGGAAAACACTTGGGTAGTTGTGCTAGGTCCCACTGGGGGTTACTTTCACGAACGTGGGAGAAACAACTTAATGCacaaaaaatccactccatccatcacatACACCACTCTTTATTGGGCCTTGATCCCGAAAATCAGGATGATTAAATACTCAGGTAGACCACCCCAAAATAATTATACCtagaacctctaaattcatgtggaatGACCTGCCTGATTTTAGAATAGTTCGATtacatcatatgaatggtttggatggtgtatAAACACCAGTGGGTCCTACATAAAACTAATGGTAGGAATTCCacccacactgtttcctgtagcgtGGCCTTCCTGAGCTTTGGATGATTATGGTTTTTTGGTTCAATGGTTAAACTGAGGGGATGTAcctgatggacgtggtggatctcatgaaagttttgTACACACGGCCCTCGCTTTAAAAGTAACCCAGTAGGTACCTAGCACGAGTTACCCAAGCACGGCTCATCATCATACACCTGTGCATTGTGTGTGCGGCAGAGATGTTTCCAGCCTCACTATATGGTACTAAAATTCCTCTAAATTCAGTTCTGATTCATTCTTCGCAGACAACCATTTTTATATACTTTAAAAATTCAAACAGCTTAAAAATATTGAAATTCAGTTCACCTTGTCATTGTTGCTCTCGGGCTCTGTCTCAGTCTCTGATGATGTAGCTCGGCATCCAATCCAACGCTTCTCTGAAAGCTCTGACCTAATACTGAGAAAATCAAAACCACTCAAATCCAAATTCCAACAAGTCACACAACCAAACTCCCAGAAAAACGAGAAAAATCAACGCAACTGACCTTGAATAAGAATTCACTCGCCTATAGCTCCTTCTAAAGCATTTCCTACTCACACTGGTCGAAGAAGTGATGAACGGATAGAAACGGATATTGCAGCAAGAACTGCAGTGAAGAAAGGCAGGGGAGGAGTTCATGACTGGCGGGAGAGTCGCGAGCTTTAATGCTCTGAGGATCTTGCTTCCATGGCGGTTTCTCCAAAACCCTAGATTTCAGCAGAGTAtctggaattagggttttggaagaGAAGATTAGGGTTTTGGAGTTTTTCCTTTCGATCTTATCTTCCACGGAAATGACGAAAGGGATTATCTGCTTCTGTGCGTTTGCAGAAGCAAACCCGCCAAACGCTCTCATCGAGAGGCGAACCGATGAGGGCGAATCGGCGAGCGACACGTGGATATCACGGTTGCTCTGGGATTTCTTAACGGATTTAACCGCAACCGCAAGAGTGCGGGAATGTATTGCCGAGGCTCGCCTGGCCCGCCACGTGATGATCAAGACCGTTCCTTTTAGAAGGTCCCGCTTCAGATGGGCCAAAtggaaaaaatccaaaaatcgaATGCCGAACGTGTTCGAGCACCCAAAACTAATGGCATCGGGCTCCGGTGGGCCACAATCACGAGAATAAATGGACGGTTATAAAGTGACAACCAATGATCTAGCGTTCCATGTTTCATCTGATGTGTTGCCGGCCTTATTTTTGCGACCGGACAAATGCACTTCGGTGCACACGTGCAGCGCTGTCATGTGTGGGCgtatgaattttttcaaaaaacggTGGATTTGGTAATCCCCACTCACAGGAGCCAGTGTAGGCAGAAGCACTGTGGGGCCCGATGGAATGTCCATGTGagatcctctccgtccatcagtttcgcccGGCTCATGTTTGTGCTTTtatccaaaaatgagtcagatcaaaagcTTAcctgagccacaccacaggaaataatctGAACAGAAAAGGCCCCCTAGAAGATTTTAATGGCAGGCCTTCAatcccacggtttcctgtggtatggcccacttgagttttggatgtgcattatttttgggctcatgtcctaaacaTGAGCTGgctaaactgatggacggagtggatgccatacggacatcactgtgggccccacagagcttccgCTTGCAAGGGCTCCATCAGGGGGCTTACAAGAAATTAATTCGGTCGTCCGTAAAATGTGGTGTACTCATAACCATGCAGCCATGCAAGAGGAATATACCAACAAGCAGACAACGGCGAAGAGGTTATGCGAGTCGAATATACCATTCTGCATGGAGATCGATCTTGTGGGGCCCAACAAGCTATGACATGGTAGGCCCGCACTGTGCTGATCTAAATTGTgcagatggtgggtcccatggtcacCTCCCTCACCAGAAATCctatccatcatatttggatctacAAGTGTGGGCCATTGGTTTTCAGTGTCTATATGTCATTGGATGATCAGGATCTTTCGATGTGGGAAATATTAAGGCGTGATCAATCccatagtggagcccaccttccaATTCTACGGCCACTGAAAATGGCTCAAAAACATGTTATAGACTCCATTTCCAACCATTTCCCAGCACCCAAACGTGCGCATCACCAGCCTGGACAGCAGATTGCATTTCCATCAGAGCTACTTTCCAGGACCCAGACGACCCATAAGAGTAAATATCCTAAAATTATTTTCTCAGGCCCGAGCTAACTGCATTCTATTTGTTGGCCCCCACTAGAGCTTATCCAGCTGCTCACTTGGAGCAGAAACAAGCTGATTGATATAAAAATCTAATCAATCCAGCCAACCATTCAAATTGTCTCGATTGACCAAATCAATGTTTGATGATCAATTGGTTTGGATCAACAGTCAACttcaattgtggggcccatgtgattaaTCATATGATCatcaattcataaaaaaattttatTAGTCTTTCGGGTGAAATTAAGCcatgatttaattaataaattctcttttgtacttcttttttttttcatatgcacgcacacacacacccacacactcacatcataatgggatttcaccacctatgggtactcaaacccatgacctgggttgaaactcttgtgagtctacacCCGGACATGAGTAAGGACTCAACTTCTCTTTTGTACTTTTTATCACTTCCCCGGTGGGTCACATTGGAGATACCAAATGATGATTGAATGATATGTAATTCATCCTATTTGATAACCTAGTGAGTAAGATTAAGATCATGCAATTCCAAAGCCATTTAGGTGAGTATGGATCCATTTACATAAGGCACGTATGATATAATATCATTCGAGGGATTCAGgggcattttagtcattttctattattggtagtttttttttttttaagcccaTATAAGCCACGTTATAGAATTGTAACgcattattattatgattattgaaTAAACAATTAATTTTCGGATTTCTTTATTGGGTTTTTGGTAGAAAATTTAAAGTGGCAGTTTTTCATAACCTCTGACATTCAACTAAAGGATTGTTGGGTTCTTTCtcataatctttctttctttctttcttcttctcctagTTCTTTTAAATCTATTTGCATCCTCTTTTAGAGATTGCATTAAACAAGCTCCCAAAAATGACATCGTCAGATCAAATGGTGATTTAGGGACATGCAAACAGTACCTTAAACATACAAATCAAATGGACATTTTCTTTCCCTTCTGACGTAAAAACAAAGCTTTTGTTGATTAAATGAAAACAAGTACATGAAGAAGCCTAGGGCCATCAATGGGCCTGGCCTGGTTCAACCAAAATCAAAAGTTTGGACAGGGCCAGCCTGACAGGCCCATCCCAACCTGTTCAAAACCCAACACAATCCAACTACACTAAAGAAGCCTTACAGTCCCATTAACAGCaaggccacacaagccaatgaGCTCAAAGCTACAAAGTCCTACAATGCTGTACAAAAAACACTTTaccagaaaaaagaagaagaaaaaaaagaagaaggaaaaagcaCGACTAACAGAATTAGCAGGATGATCCAACAAGCAGCGCCATCAGCAACAATCCAAAGAGCAGCTTCAAGACCGCTGGATCATCAGAAGGTCAACAGAGAAGGGTGGTCCGCAACAAACACGAGAGCTGCATAGCACTGACCATAGCAGAGAAATTGAGTATGAAAATGAAGGCCTCAATTTTCAAATGGCAAAAGAAGAGTACATGAAAAAGAGGACAAGAGTATCATCAATGACAGTAACTAGAAGCAAAGAATCCCATCCTAAGAGAAGACTGGAGTTCAGGCAATGAAATTTTAAGCAAAAATTCCCTCAGAATAAATGAAAGATTATCAGGCACATAGATGAAGGAATGCTAATTGCAGGTGACTTATCACACACCTTATTGTTACACATAAATCCCTGTAGAGACGCATGGTAAACATGTATAAGATACAGAAGGCTAATCTGGCAAGCCCCATGCTACCATTTGGCCATGGCCCAAAATGAGGTCTatcctaatcagtgttttaaatagcggtagcgtgatgcgtagcgctcagccctctatagcgtgtagcgtaaatacgtaacgtgtagtgtaagctacacgatacttctattttttaatttaaaaataggacaaatataatatatatatatatatatatatatatatatatatatatatatatatatatatatatatatggctaaaagatgattcattttataaattataagcatgttcaaaaaagttattagttatcatttatcaaaagccaatccacatatataagccaaattaaataattatcacatcaacaactttctaagcaaaccactttaattaataatgtctaattgaaaccacaagtcacaattatgaaaagaaataaaaatcctataagTTAAAAGTATTAAGTACAATGCAAGTgttacattcctcaacattagaaacaaagaaaacgtgtaaaaaagaattaaaaaataaaacagtaaaaaaatacattgtagcttacgctacggacgctacacgctacataactgtagcgtacgctacgacccccgTAGCATACgttacaggggatttacgctatttgggacgctacgtagtgctacagccacgctacgctacgtagcgtatgctaccactacgctacgggcgctatttgaaacactgatccTAATCTCTCAATTTCAGAGAGAAATTGTACAACAGCGAATTGTTGGGTCCTGTTCTGatcaaatggtctggatcatccaatcagtctgCTTTTTTTATCTTGGCCTGTCCATGGTGGAGATCATCAAAGAAGCAGTTGAGATCTTGTACCTCAATAAAATGAATATTGCAGACAAGATAAAGTTTGCAATTACTTCAATATGCTAAACAAAATTTCTCACACAATGGTTAGGAGTTTCATGGAACAGCTCATGCCTGCACTGTGCTTATCCAAATAGTgcgcatggtgggtcccacagtcaccTCTCTCACCAGCCATCCTATCCATCTTATTTGGCTCTACAAGTGGGGGCCACTGGTTTTGACTGTCTATTTATCATTGGATGACCAGGATCTTTTGATGGGGGAAATATAAGGGCATGA belongs to Magnolia sinica isolate HGM2019 chromosome 8, MsV1, whole genome shotgun sequence and includes:
- the LOC131252591 gene encoding probable zinc metalloprotease EGY2, chloroplastic, encoding MNSSPAFLHCSSCCNIRFYPFITSSTSVSRKCFRRSYRRVNSYSSIRSELSEKRWIGCRATSSETETEPESNNDKDKNGETSSSTDPLMQNNGHLDSQPVIDENNAQSIGMERLDLKDSLEENDLELNAQGGTQESADNMEVTSGSPLPGVKQLGEPIKIPKATIDILKDQVFGFDTFFITNQEPYEGGVLFKGNLRGKAANAYEKITKRMQDRFGDEYKLFLLINPEDDKPVAVVVPRKTLQPETTAVPEWFAAGAFGLVTIFTLLLRNVPALQSNFLSAFDNLELLKDGLPGALVTAFVLGVHEVGHILVAKSVGAKLGVPYFVPSWQIGSFGAITRIVSIVSSREDLLKIAVAGPLAGFSAGIILLLLGFILPPSDGIGIIVDAAVFHESFLTGGIAKLLLGDVLKEGTPLSVNPLVIWAWAGLLINAINSIPAGELDGGRISFALWGRKASTRVTGASIALLGLASLFNDVAFYWVVLIFFLQRGPITPLSEEVTDPEDKYVALGIAVLILGLLVCAPYPFPFAAESMSF